A single region of the Nicotiana sylvestris chromosome 6, ASM39365v2, whole genome shotgun sequence genome encodes:
- the LOC138871141 gene encoding uncharacterized protein gives MMMGRTFKNYNFGNSWLELCELVEGLKPTPRWKIVKWLRQLENRVKINSDSSFAEGKVGIGGVVRYHTGGMIMAYSIPIVCSSNNLAEAQAAPFGVQWCMHHGYINCDLAMDSLVVVEMLNHSTNLKVKESIDALRQIMLQLNCIVSHCFKEANQTVDSLAKFVANLVDPCMYFDWQSLP, from the coding sequence ATGATGATGGGAAGAACCTTTAAAAACTATAACTTTGGAAATTCATGGTTGGAACTATGTGAACTAGTTGAAGGACTCAAACCAACTCCTAGGTGGAAGATTGTTAAGTGGTTGAGACAACTTGAAAACAGAGTCAAGATCAACAGTGATAGTAGCTTCGCAGAAGGAAAAGTAGGAATAGGCGGGGTTGTTAGATATCATACAGGTGGTATGATTATGGCATACTCAATTCCAATTGTATGCTCTAGTAACAATCTGGCAGAAGCCCAAGCAGCCCCTTTTGGTGTTCAATGGTGTATGCATCATGGCTATATAAATTGCGACTTGGCAATGGATTCTCTAGTAGTGGTTGAAATGCTAAATCACTCTACTAACTTGAAAGTGAAGGAGTCAATTGATGCATTAAGACAGATCATGCTCCAGCTTAATTGTATAGTGTCTCATTGTTTCAAAGAAGCGAACCAGACTGTTGATAGCTTGGCAAAGTTTGTTGCTAACTTAGTTGATCCTTGTATGTATTTTGATTGGCAGAGCTTGCCTTGA